A stretch of the Metopolophium dirhodum isolate CAU chromosome 8, ASM1992520v1, whole genome shotgun sequence genome encodes the following:
- the LOC132951290 gene encoding probable phosphatase phospho2 isoform X1 codes for MSSLSTSESVLVKELFVSSKTPVQELENMLAVFDFDQTIVDGNSDIVAIDLISPTNLVPNRKDFPNNWTQYMQRVFDIIKTIEIPAEEIIDVVSLMRPNDGMPKLMRALYENNVDIIVASDSNSLFIYNWLKHNKLLDIVSCIYTNPATISDSVIKIEPYAVQNKCNWCTTNMCKGAIMEEHALNTNKKYNKILYFGDGQNDLCPVLKLTKNDIAFPRLGYILENLLKSHITPAKVMPWCTGDYIYEFLKSSKLISA; via the exons atGTCCTCCTTATCGACATCAGAATCGGTTTTGGTGAAAGAACTATTTGTTTCATCCAAAACACCCGTAcag gaacttgaaaatatgttggCAGTTTTCGACTTTGATCAGACAATAGTTGATGGCAATTCTGATATAGTTGCTATTGATTTAATAAGTCCTACCAATCTCGTTCCAAACAGAAAAGATTTCCCAAATAATTGGACTCAATATATGCAGCgagtatttgatataataaaaactattgaaattcCAGCCGAAGAAATAATAGATGTCGTATCTTTGATGAGGCCCAATGATGGTATGCCAAAGTTGATGAGAGCGCTTTATGAAAACAATGTTGATATCATAGTGGCATCTGATTCAAATTCATTGTTTATTTACAACTGGTTAAAACACAATAAGTTGTTGGATATAGTTTCATGCATTTATACAAATCCAGCTACAATTTCAGATagtgttattaaaattgaacCTTATGCTGTTCAAAACAAATGCAATTGGTGTACTACAAATATGTGCAAAGGAGCTATTATGGAGGAACATgcattgaatacaaataaaaaatacaataaaatattatatttcggtGATGGTCAAAATGATTTATGTCCAGTTTTGAAATTGACTAAAAATGATATTGCCTTTCCAAGGTTGGGTTACATTTTGGAAAACTTGCTTAAGTCTCATATAACACCAGCAAAAGTAATGCCATGGTGTACAGGTGATTATATTTATGAGTTCTTAAAGTCTTCTAAGCTAATTTCAGCTTAG
- the LOC132951290 gene encoding transmembrane protein 203-like isoform X3: MLFALQELVRWLGLTVFEMLVHLIALLVFTVFLALRLDDVAFASTIPGSYDIWIVFSPLFVADALCTYFNIIVLIRLYIEGHIKEAVTRTVWSSALLFVWSLFKVLLCRRLAGLSNLDYSEIMSPIFIVLQLIAIRACQLH, translated from the coding sequence atgttattcgcgTTGCAAGAATTGGTGAGATGGTTGGGGCTGACGGTCTTCGAAATGTTGGTGCATCTTATTGCGCTGTtggtttttacagtttttttggCACTACGATTAGATGATGTCGCTTTTGCATCAACTATACCAGGTTCCTATGATATATGGATAGTGTTTTCGCCATTATTTGTAGCAGACGCGCTATGCACATactttaatatcattgttttgataCGTCTCTACATTGAAGGTCACATCAAAGAAGCTGTTACAAGAACTGTATGGTCATCTGCCTTATTGTTTGTGTGGTCTTTATTTAAAGTGTTACTTTGCAGAAGACTAGCAGGGCTTTCAAATCTGGATTATTCAGAAATTATGTCGCCCATATTCATTGTGTTACAACTCATTGCCATACGTGCGTGTCAGCTACAttaa
- the LOC132951292 gene encoding uncharacterized protein LOC132951292, with protein sequence MSGLSLLKKTVLRNVCLLKQIRPLHVSSARTKSVAPRESLNSDYVLDLNYDFHYRDQIPFTAKDKRNNTIADVSMGIVLAFVLYKCYSEPEHLLGDFPYPDYSEWTDEELGVPPVE encoded by the exons ATGAGCGGTTTAAGTTTGCTAAAAAAAACCGTTCTCAGGAATGTGTGCTTATTAAAACAGATTCGACCTCTGCATGTGTCGTCTGCCCGGACCAAGTCGGTAGCTCCAAGAGAATCACTGAACTCCGA CTATGTATTAGATTTAAACTATGATTTCCACTATCGTGACCAAATACCATTTACCGCAAAAGATAAGAGGAATAATACTATTGCCGACGTTTCAATGGGAATAGTTTTGgcatttgttttgtataaatgTTACTCTGAACCTGAGCATTTGCTT GGAGATTTTCCATATCCTGATTACTCAGAATGGACTGATGAAGAATTGGGAGTACCGCCAGttgaataa
- the LOC132951290 gene encoding probable phosphatase phospho2 isoform X2: protein MSSLSTSESVLVKELFVSSKTPVQELENMLAVFDFDQTIVDGNSDIVAIDLISPTNLVPNRKDFPNNWTQYMQRVFDIIKTIEIPAEEIIDVVSLMRPNDGMPKLMRALYENNVDIIVASDSNSLFIYNWLKHNKLLDIVSCIYTNPATISDSVIKIEPYAVQNKCNWCTTNMCKGAIMEEHALNTNKKYNKILYFGDGQNDLCPVLKLTKNDIAFPRLGYILENLLKSHITPAKVMPWCTAD from the exons atGTCCTCCTTATCGACATCAGAATCGGTTTTGGTGAAAGAACTATTTGTTTCATCCAAAACACCCGTAcag gaacttgaaaatatgttggCAGTTTTCGACTTTGATCAGACAATAGTTGATGGCAATTCTGATATAGTTGCTATTGATTTAATAAGTCCTACCAATCTCGTTCCAAACAGAAAAGATTTCCCAAATAATTGGACTCAATATATGCAGCgagtatttgatataataaaaactattgaaattcCAGCCGAAGAAATAATAGATGTCGTATCTTTGATGAGGCCCAATGATGGTATGCCAAAGTTGATGAGAGCGCTTTATGAAAACAATGTTGATATCATAGTGGCATCTGATTCAAATTCATTGTTTATTTACAACTGGTTAAAACACAATAAGTTGTTGGATATAGTTTCATGCATTTATACAAATCCAGCTACAATTTCAGATagtgttattaaaattgaacCTTATGCTGTTCAAAACAAATGCAATTGGTGTACTACAAATATGTGCAAAGGAGCTATTATGGAGGAACATgcattgaatacaaataaaaaatacaataaaatattatatttcggtGATGGTCAAAATGATTTATGTCCAGTTTTGAAATTGACTAAAAATGATATTGCCTTTCCAAGGTTGGGTTACATTTTGGAAAACTTGCTTAAGTCTCATATAACACCAGCAAAAGTAATGCCATGGTGTACAG cggACTGA
- the LOC132951289 gene encoding aldehyde dehydrogenase 1A1-like, which translates to MANPNVKIQYNQIFINNSFVNSVSGKTFATINPANKKTIINVAEGDKEDVDLAVNAARAAFQPNSEWRTMDASARGKLIYKFSELIEKNKINLANLESLDNGKPYSSSLLDVQLAVSVLQYYAGFADKIHGKTIPSDGPYFTFTKRQPIGVVGSIIPWNYPIVIAIVKLGPALATGCTVVLKPAEQTPLTALYLAALSKETGFPDGVINIVPGYGPTAGKAISSHPDVNKVTFTGSTEVGKLIMEEAAKSNLKHVSLELGGKSPLVIFDDYDVDEAAKIAHDSVFVNMGQNCCAASRTFVQENIYDAFVKKAAKLASDKKVGDQFDANTQIWPLVSEEQYNRVLSYIESGKKEGAKLEAGGSKVGDTGYYVYPTVFSNVTDNMKIAREEIFGPVQQIIKFKTLDEVINRANDTKYGLAAGILTKNMDTAMKYMDNINAGSVWINSYLVYSAQITFGGFNQSGLGRELGEDGLKEYLEIKTVSIRQ; encoded by the exons atggCAAATCCAAATGTGAAAATCCAATATAATCAG atatttatcaacAACAGTTTTGTAAACTCAGTAAGTGGAAAAACTTTTGCTACAATCAATCCGGCTAATAAAAAGACAATTATCAATGTTGCTGAAGGAGATAaa GAAGATGTTGATTTGGCTGTTAATGCAGCAAGGGCTGCTTTTCAACCAAATTCTGAATGGCGTACAATGGACGCATCTGCTCGAGGCAAACTGATCTATAAATTCTCAGAATtgatagaaaaaaacaaaattaatttggcaAATTTAGAATCGTTAGACAATGGTAAACCGTATAGTAGTTCTTTATTAGACGTACAGTTGGCTGTTTCAGTTCTTCAATATTATGCTGGATTTGCTGATAAAATTCATGGAAAAACTATACCATCag ATGgaccatattttactttcaccAAACGTCAACCTATTGGAGTAGTTGGATCAATTATACCATGGAACTATCCAATTGTTATAGCCATAGTAAAATTGGGGCCAGCACTTGCTACTGGATGTACTGTTGTATTAAAACCAGCTGAACAAACTCCTCTTACTGCTCTGTATTTAGCTGCATTATCAAAagag ACTGGATTTCCCGATGGAGTCATTAACATTGTACCTGGGTATGGTCCAACTGCAGGTAAAGCTATATCTAGCCATCCGGATGTAAATAAAGTGACCTTTACTGGATCGACAGAa gTTGGAAAATTAATTATGGAAGAAGCTGCCAAGtctaatttaaaacatgtttcaTTAGAATTAGGCGGTAAAAGTCCTCTTGTAATATTCGATGATTATGAtg tcgaCGAGGCTGCTAAGATTGCTCATGATTCGGTATTTGTCAACATGGGTCAAAATTGTTGTGCTGCTTCTAGAACATTTGTTCAAGAAAACATTTATGATGCATTTGTCAAAAAAGCCGCAAAATTGGCATCTGATAAGAAAGTTGGAGACCAATTTGATGCCAATACACAAATATGGCCTTTa GTAAGCGAAGAACAATACAACAGAGTCTTGAGTTATATCGAATCTGGTAAAAAAGAAGGTGCCAAATTAGAAGCTGGAGGATCTAAAGTAGGTGACACAGGTTATTATGTGTACCCTACTGTATTCTCAAACGTGACTGACAATATGAAAATTGCTAGAGAAGaa ATATTTGGACCAGTTCAGCagattattaaattcaaaactttgGATGAAGTGATAAACCGAGCTAATGACACTAAATATGGATTAGCTGCTggaatattaactaaaaatatggATACTGCCATGAAGTATATGGACAATATTAATGCTGGTTCAGTTTG GATTAACAGTTACCTTGTCTATTCAGCACAAATCACATTTGGAGGATTTAATCAATCTGGACTTGGCAGAGAATT AGGAGAAGATGGTTTAAAAGAGTACTTGGAAATCAAAACTGTCTCAATCAGACAATaa